Proteins encoded in a region of the bacterium genome:
- a CDS encoding type II toxin-antitoxin system HicA family toxin, producing MSSKKFIALLEKDGVTFLRQKRTSHGMFQRIKGKEVYRAPIVMNKGELSPKYIKLVFRQLGFSDKEIDNLLQKGTVIN from the coding sequence ATGTCCAGCAAAAAGTTTATTGCCCTCCTTGAGAAAGATGGAGTTACATTCCTCAGACAGAAAAGAACAAGCCATGGAATGTTTCAACGGATTAAAGGCAAAGAGGTTTATAGGGCACCTATCGTAATGAACAAAGGAGAACTCTCTCCCAAATACATCAAACTTGTCTTTCGTCAGTTAGGTTTTTCAGATAAAGAGATAGATAACCTCTTGCAAAAAGGGACGGTTATAAACTAA